The following are encoded in a window of Rosa chinensis cultivar Old Blush chromosome 4, RchiOBHm-V2, whole genome shotgun sequence genomic DNA:
- the LOC112197394 gene encoding pectinesterase, with product MGVPGGNKRIIIITVSSALLVAMVVGAVVGVIQYKKQEQHGGGSGDGDGDGVGDSKPGDKNAVRTSKPIVAICQPTNYKQECENSLQKEAGDKRDPKDLARVGIQVAINKLDEAIRNSKTLPDQAKDPMTKQALHICNQLLNASMYDLKISFNKMGALDLEKVDEYAKDVEVWLSGAVSHQATCIDESQNTTEDVGKKMKEILKSAHESTSNALAMVTEITNALNSLHFKSNRRRLLASSPPSKNNNNNKNNQHKQNGNKSNQGLPSWLTGRKLDLLTATPETLKPNVTVAQDGNSKYKTINEALKLVPKKSNDLFVIYVKEGVYKERVTVAGMMENVVMIGDGPTRSRISGDNNFASGTRTMYTATVAVVGNFFVAKDIGFENTAGAKGHQAVALRVQSDFSIFYNCHIDGYQNTLYVQAYRNYFRDCNITGTIDFIFGDAVSLFQNCEIVVRKPMDNQTCIVTAQGKTDKNEVTGIVLQNCTIRGDQEYENKGYLGRPWKNFAKTVVMQSQIDDVIQPEGYMPWDGAKFHMTSFFGEYDNRGPGADMSSRAGWPSIKKLDDKQAKAYSGKKWFEGDRWVQPSGVPFVSGIM from the exons ATGGGCGTCCCTGGTGGTAATAAGAGGATCATAATCATTACGGTCTCTTCGGCGCTTCTGGTGGCCATGGTGGTCGGTGCGGTGGTTGGTGTGATCCAATACAAAAAACAGGAGCAACACGGAGGAGGAAGCGGAGACGGAGACGGAGACGGAGTCGGAGACTCTAAACCCGGAGATAAAAACGCCGTCCGTACTTCAAAGCCAATTGTAGCCATTTGCCAGCCCACCAACTACAAACAAGAATGTGAGAATAGTCTGCAAAAGGAGGCCGGAGACAAAAGAGACCCGAAAGATCTCGCAAGAGTGGGGATACAGGTGGCCATTAACAAACTGGATGAGGCTATAAGGAACTCCAAAACCTTGCCAGATCAGGCCAAAGATCCCATGACCAAACAAGCTCTCCATATCTGCAACCAGCTGTTGAATGCTTCTATGTACGATTTGAAAATTTCTTTCAATAAAATGGGTGCATTAGATCTCGAAAAGGTTGATGAATACGCGAAAGATGTTGAGGTTTGGCTGAGTGGGGCTGTTAGTCACCAAGCAACTTGCATTGATGAATCTCAAAACACAACCGAAGATGTCGGCAAGAAAATGAAGGAAATTTTGAAGTCCGCTCATGAAAGCACTAGCAATGCACTTGCCATGGTCACCGAAATCACTAACGCCTTGAACTCCCTTCATTTTAAATCGAACCGACGCCGGCTCCTGGCCTCATCGCCGCCATCCAAGAATAACAACAATAATAAGAATAATCAACACAAGCAGAATGGCAACAAAAGTAATCAGGGTCTCCCTTCTTGGCTCACTGGTCGTAAGTTGGATCTTCTGACAGCTACGCCTGAAACCCTTAAGCCCAACGTGACGGTGGCTCAAGATGGGAACAGTAAGTATAAAACCATCAACGAAGCTTTGAAACTGGTCCCAAAGAAGAGCAACGACTTGTTTGTGATTTACGTGAAGGAGGGAGTGTACAAAGAACGTGTGACGGTTGCAGGTATGatggaaaatgttgtgatgaTTGGTGATGGCCCTACTAGGTCCAGGATCTCCGGTGACAATAACTTTGCTAGCGGAACCAGAACTATGTACACTGCAACAGTTG CTGTAGTTGGAAATTTTTTTGTTGCCAAGGACATAGGGTTTGAGAACACAGCCGGAGCGAAAGGGCACCAAGCGGTGGCACTGCGTGTTCAATCGGACTTCTCCATCTTCTACAACTGCCACATTGACGGGTACCAAAACACCCTATACGTCCAAGCCTACAGGAATTACTTCCGCGACTGCAACATCACTGGCACCATTGACTTCATCTTCGGTGACGCTGTCTCGCTCTTCCAGAACTGCGAGATTGTGGTGAGGAAGCCAATGGACAATCAGACCTGCATCGTCACTGCCCAAGGAAAGACAGACAAGAATGAGGTCACCGGCATCGTGCTCCAAAACTGCACCATCAGAGGCGACCAAGAGTACGAGAACAAGGGATACCTAGGTCGGCCATGGAAGAATTTCGCAAAAACCGTCGTCATGCAGTCACAGATTGATGATGTGATTCAACCTGAAGGGTACATGCCTTGGGACGGCGCCAAGTTCCACATGACGTCATTTTTCGGGGAGTACGACAACAGGGGACCTGGCGCTGACATGTCCAGCAGAGCCGGATGGCCTAGCATCAAAAAGCTTGATGATAAACAAGCTAAAGCCTACAGCGGTAAAAAGTGGTTTGAGGGTGATAGGTGGGTTCAGCCCAGCGGGGTCCCTTTTGTTTCTGGCATCATGTAA
- the LOC112200567 gene encoding putative pectinesterase/pectinesterase inhibitor 28, whose product MSGDDRHAKKKKFAILGVSALILVAMVVAVAVGVTKSQKGGKDEKKPATTSKAIEAVCQPTDYKETCQNSLSSKASNVTDPKELIKIGFQIAIDKIQEVINNSPTLKELAKDPRSNQALQNCKELLEFSINDLKKSVEHIGPFEVSKLKAYVDDLKVWLSASISYEQTCLDGFEDTKGEAGTKMQGFLKQSQELTKNGLAMVTEIGNLLVNGNLKTQRRLLAEAEAPIDQKKANKIIPSWIDGRKLDLATANPSTLKPDVVVAADGSENYKTINEALQDMPKNGGEKTFVIYIKEGTYDENVLVDKHMTNVMFIGDGPTKTKITGNKNYADGVQTYKTATVAVIGDYFIAKDIGFENTAGPKGHQAVALRVQSDLSIFYNCQIDGYQNTLFTQTHRQFYRDCTISGTIDFIFGDAVAVFQNCKLIIKKPDSDQSCFVTSQGRSDKRQPTAIALQNCTISGEKDYVNNKGAYLGRPQHAYSRTIVMQSEIDDVISPEGWMEWTGKTNHETCWFGEFSNRGRGAATNKRVNWYKLVTREQAAEFTPGGILSGDRWIKPSGVPYEAGMMRV is encoded by the exons ATGAGCGGAGATGACCGTCAcgccaagaagaagaagttcgCCATCCTCGGCGTGTCGGCGTTGATTCTGGTGGCCATGGTGGTTGCTGTGGCTGTTGGGGTCACCAAAAGCCAGAAAGGCGGAAAGGACGAGAAGAAACCAGCCACAACATCCAAGGCAATTGAAGCCGTCTGCCAACCAACAGACTACAAGGAAACTTGCCAAAACAGCCTCTCCTCAAAAGCCAGCAACGTCACTGACCCAAAAGAGCTCATCAAGATTGGGTTCCAGATCGCCATAGACAAAATCCAAGAGGTGATCAACAACTCCCCCACCTTGAAAGAGCTTGCCAAGGATCCGAGGAGCAACCAGGCCCTTCAGAACTGCAAAGAACTCTTAGAGTTCTCCATCAATGATCTGAAGAAGTCGGTCGAGCATATCGGCCCCTTCGAAGTTAGCAAGCTCAAAGCATATGTCGACGACCTTAAGGTTTGGCTTAGTGCTTCCATCAGCTACGAACAGACTTGCTTGGATGGATTCGAGGACACCAAGGGTGAGGCTGGGACCAAAATGCAGGGCTTCTTAAAGCAATCACAAGAACTCACCAAGAACGGACTTGCCATGGTCACTGAAATAGGCAACCTCTTGGTAAATGGCAACCTTAAAACCCAACGTCGTCTCTTAGCTGAGGCTGAGGCTCCTATAGACCAAAAGAAGGCAAATAAGATCATCCCCTCATGGATTGATGGACGCAAGCTCGACCTCGCTACCGCCAATCCCAGCACCCTTAAACCCGACGTTGTAGTCGCTGCGGATGGAAGTGAAAATTACAAGACCATCAACGAGGCTCTCCAGGATATGCCCAAGAACGGTGGTGAAAAAACGTTTGTGATCTACATCAAAGAGGGAACGTATGATGAGAATGTGTTGGTTGACAAGCATATGACCAATGTCATGTTCATCGGTGATGGCCCTACCAAGACCAAGATCACGGGTAACAAGAACTATGCCGATGGTGTCCAAACATACAAAACCGCAACTGTCG CTGTGATCGGAGACTACTTCATTGCTAAGGACATAGGATTCGAGAACACAGCCGGACCTAAAGGACACCAAGCCGTGGCACTGCGTGTTCAATCTGATCTGTCCATCTTCTACAACTGCCAGATAGACGGTTACCAAAACACACTCTTCACCCAAACACACAGGCAATTCTACCGAGACTGCACCATCTCTGGAACCATCGACTTCATCTTCGGTGATGCAGTCGCCGTGTTCCAAAACTGCAAGTTGATCATCAAGAAGCCCGACTCAGATCAGAGCTGCTTTGTCACCTCCCAAGGAAGGAGTGACAAGCGGCAGCCCACTGCCATCGCCCTCCAAAATTGCACCATTAGCGGCGAGAAGGACTATGTGAACAACAAAGGTGCCTACTTGGGCAGGCCACAACACGCCTACTCTAGGACCATCGTGATGCAGTCCGAGATCGATGACGTTATCAGCCCTGAGGGTTGGATGGAGTGGACTGGTAAGACCAACCACGAAACATGCTGGTTCGGCGAGTTCTCAAACAGGGGACGTGGTGCGGCCACCAACAAGAGGGTGAATTGGTACAAGTTGGTCACCCGTGAACAAGCCGCCGAATTCACCCCCGGCGGAATTCTTTCTGGTGATAGGTGGATCAAGCCCAGCGGTGTGCCGTATGAGGCTGGAATGATGCGTGTCTAA